The Cohnella abietis genome has a segment encoding these proteins:
- a CDS encoding transposase, whose product MRAMSIRRFMEQFPDEQACRDYLFQVRWPRGFICTKCGENQYTLILTRHLYECSNCRTQISITANTVMHRTKLPLSYWLLTFYWVASGEQCSARKIAKTLQVQYRTALRLLDQVRYAMFRAEYDALFSFWLPNDKHATPYVVKKGKHKMVNKAGLFIKRHYRHVSPTSKHKYFYEYRFRSINQYDPAAAIDKLINSGSSTIYSLNEYHRKTISKKATV is encoded by the coding sequence GAGCAATTCCCGGATGAGCAAGCCTGTCGCGACTATCTCTTTCAGGTTCGTTGGCCGCGTGGTTTCATTTGTACGAAATGCGGAGAAAACCAATATACCCTCATTCTAACTCGTCATTTGTATGAGTGTTCTAATTGTAGGACTCAAATTTCTATTACAGCCAATACGGTTATGCACCGTACGAAGCTGCCGCTCAGCTATTGGCTGCTCACCTTCTACTGGGTTGCCTCTGGTGAACAATGCTCAGCTCGCAAAATAGCCAAAACACTTCAAGTCCAATATCGCACCGCGCTTCGCTTGCTGGATCAAGTCCGATACGCCATGTTCCGAGCTGAATATGATGCTTTATTTTCCTTTTGGTTGCCTAACGACAAGCATGCTACTCCTTATGTCGTTAAGAAAGGAAAGCATAAAATGGTTAATAAAGCAGGGTTGTTCATAAAAAGGCATTACCGGCACGTCTCCCCAACGAGTAAACATAAATACTTCTATGAATATCGCTTCCGTAGTATCAACCAATATGATCCAGCAGCGGCTATCGACAAACTGATTAACAGTGGCTCCTCGACTATTTACTCACTTAATGAATACCATAGAAAAACAATTTCTAAGAAAGCAACGGTTTGA
- a CDS encoding PH domain-containing protein — protein sequence MLNENVLWEGKPFNYGIPSFTRYQITERRVIVEKGIFTKRREEIQLYRIRDITLKRNLLERILKFGDITIYSTDTTTPTYMLRNIRDSINVTDLLGQAAENARVKNRAQELTEIQVQ from the coding sequence ATGTTAAACGAGAATGTGCTTTGGGAGGGTAAGCCTTTTAACTACGGGATTCCAAGCTTTACTCGTTATCAGATCACTGAGCGAAGAGTCATCGTGGAGAAAGGTATCTTCACTAAGAGGCGAGAAGAAATTCAATTGTATCGTATACGGGACATAACCTTGAAACGGAATTTGCTAGAGAGAATATTGAAATTTGGAGACATTACGATATATTCTACGGACACTACAACACCAACGTATATGTTAAGAAACATTCGGGACAGCATAAATGTAACAGACCTTCTGGGCCAGGCAGCTGAGAATGCTAGAGTAAAAAACAGAGCTCAGGAGCTTACTGAAATTCAAGTTCAATAA